The window CTCAactcaaaatggaaaatttGGTAGATTATTGCTTCAGTAAATGACAGATTGATAAAGGGATTATTAACATAATGTCTAGCATACCTACTAACAATATCCTAACTCAGTTAGCTTAGATGAACAGAACAATCAGTAATTCACTAGTAGAGAAATCTAGAAACATCaattatttacagtttagtcaGTCCAGTGCTACATATAGCTTTTAGATATGAGGTAAACAGGAATTGTTGTCCAATACTGACTTTCTGGCATTCATGCATGATGTTTCAGAAGCAAAGTCAGCGAGAGCATATGTCCCTGGCCAAAGCTAGCTCCTCCATAGCACTAATTATGATGTGGTTACCACCCTGACTCAGCACTGTGTGACCAGTAGAGGGCAGCATAAGTCTACCAGTGTCTATATTCAAGGGGCTTTCTCACAGACTAATTGTTGCATCTTTAGACACAACAGCTGTATGCCTCCTTATGGTGAAATTTCCCATCCTGTGGAACACATTGCTGCTGAGAACAGCCAGCAGCACttaaatatacattatttaataaaaaatcattaaataaaatataagcaTTCAGCACATGACACTGAATTAACTTAATACATGCATGGCTGTAACTGCATAAAAGAACACGTGCAATGGATGtgtgatgaataaaacataagagaCCTGTTTATCCATATTTCGCCACAAATATTACGGTTTTATTATGTACATAACACTACTGGATTGACATCTGAGTAGTGCATTAAGTGGATTAATGCACAATGAATTTACGATTATTGAAATCCATTGTGCATGACAGCTGACCAAAGCTGTTTTCCATTCACAACTTTTTACAATGAACTAACGTTAACGTATATGTTAGCTACCTTTTAAGCCAACCGTAGATGAGTGTTTCATATTCTTCATTCTGGGTGGTGTATTGACAAGCAGACGTTAGCATGCAGTTActttagctaatgttagttttAGAGTGTTGGATAAAGTTTAACCTGTTAGGgacactagatgaaaagtcaggggccCATTAAAGCCATcatgattcatcctctggggacattgaataaaaatacaagGCAATAATCCACTCTACATGTCAAGTAATGCTATCTCAAAGTCAAAGATCATCTACCTGACATTGCTATCCCTAACCCCACTGCTAGCATGACTTaatatatgttttcttttaacataACCCCATGTtttccaaaataattaatagtATACTATTCTATGCTCAGTGAGGGGCACagggcagctgttttcatttttaattttttcatctCACTGTAACAAAAAGTCTAATTTTAAAGTTGAGAATCATCTATATACTTTATTTactaaaggaaaaaaggaaggaaaaggaaCTTATAACAACACATTTTGAGAAACAGCTAACTATAATTTAAGTTCCTCATAGTGTCTACGTTGTCCTTGTTCTTTAGTCAAGTaatattgttttacttttaatgtaTTCATGAGGGGAAAAAGTACCTCTGTTTTATACGtaagtttttgtatttttcttttgctggTACTTCTCTCAGAGTATTATGTTTTCAGGCTAGAATGGCTGTGGCTTGTTACTGTTGCAATGACACAAAAAGGACATAAACCAACATGTTAGGGTAAATACTTTATTCCATGGTATCAGCATATATCATATACTGCATTTGGTGGAGTCAGACCaaggaaaaaaagtaaaagttgtCTAAAAACAGTGTGGGAAACAggtgtttaaaaataaaaggtaAGGGAATGGAGGcagaacattttcagtttcatgttGCTGTGGCAACAACCGAAAAGAAGACTTTTTTaatctccatctctctccttcactttcTACCAAGATGCTGTTTAAGTGCTGATGTTCAATAGCAGTAAGACAGTTTCACAGGCATAACCTTTCCATACTGATGTAATAATATTGGGGAGGTGATGGAAAGGAAAATGGTGAGTCTCCATGCTTAATAAGCGTGGTTAGCCACGAACAGTGACTCTCCACCAGCAGCGCTGGCTCCAGAGGACACATATTTGCCCTCGCTGGCCTGGTGGTTGGCCTGTAAGAGGAAAAAAGGCCAGTATTATTGAATGCACAATTCAATACTGTACCACTTACTTTGAGACTAACAGTTACAGAAATCTCAGCTGCATTGCCATATATTAACACACTTTACTTtgttatattaacattttaattacattcaCACGTACCAGAGCTCTCTTAATGAACTCTTCCTGGCATGCCTTTCCATTCTCCTTCTTGCCACCCCAGGCTTTGAGGGCAGAGGCCTGCAGGGCACGACCGTATGAGAAGGTCAGGGCCCAGGGCCTGTGCAGAGGGCACTGGTTCATGAGGTTCAGGTTGACGGAGGCCTCCTCCTCACTCTGGCCACCAGACAGGAAGGTGACACCTGCAAAGGAAGAGTGTAAGAGTTTAGCAATGCCCCACTTTAGGCATTTGAGTAAATGTCATACACAATGAagaattcagcattttataACGTTAGTGTACATGTCAACAAGAGAATATTATCATTATGTGCATCCAGCTCACCAGGGACTGCAGGGGGCACAGTGCGGCGCAGGGCAGTAACAGTTGCCATGGCAATCTCCTGGCCGGTGTACTTGTGTGAGCAGGAGTGTCCGGCGGTAACCATGTTGGGCTTGAGCAGGGTGCCCTCCAGGTAGACATGGTGGTCGGACAGGGCCTTGTAGACAGCAGCCAGCACCTTCTCAGTGATGTACTGGCAGCGCTTCAGGTCGTGGTCACCATCGGGGAGGATCTCAGGCTCAACAATGGGGACAATGCCATGCTGAGGAAGGCAAGGATTGTGTTAGCAACACAGGCAAGTTGATAAGAAGGAGGCTTAAAATAAGAATCACAGtgaggacatactgtatatattactTAATATGTCTtcattgtttcagtgttttctaaACTGTGTCCACATTTGAAAACAGACAAGAGGTTTCATGCTCCCTAATCAGCATTATTATCTACAGTATACTGAACTTTCTAtgcaaaaataacagaaaaataacttttctttcaatagtgcaaaacattaaaatgtggTGGCTTGTTTTGAAAGTTCAAATGGTTTAAATAACTTATTATGACCCCTCAAAACCCATGCAGCAAGTGAGTGACATAATATATGccacatgaaacaaaaaacaccatTGATGCTGCTTTTTTCATGATATACTAAGTGGATGTAATAGAAGGTGATATAGCTTTTGGGAATATCAACAAATCATTTGAAGTGTCTTTTGAACTGACATTTCTGTGTTTCACATTTGCAAAGCAAACAGATACATGGACTGTTAAAGCgacatttttttctactcaTAATTTACACAGGTCTGTGTTTGCCATGTAGTCCTTTAAAGTTACAAAACTATACACTACACTCATTTGGTCTGTTGGTTCTTACCATCTGGCAGATGCTGGCATAGCGGGCCAGGACATTGGCATTCTCCAGGATGGCCAGTTTTGAGGGAGTGTGGGAGGTGATCTTCAGCACACAGCGCCACTTGGCAAAGTCAGCACCATCCTTCTTGTACTGGGCGCAGCGCTCATACAGTCCATCGAGACCTGTGCAAAAAAGGGAAGGACACATTGGATAAGTTAGGTACAGGTAATCAAAAATGTTGCTCTCTTTGTGTCTAAATCTGCTCTTGTCTCACCCTGGGTTGTTGTCTCGCCGTTGGTTCCGGCCAGAGGGACAACACCTTTGTCAACCTTGATGCCCACCACCATGCCTCTCTCTTTGAGGTATGCGGGGAAGGTCTTGCCACTATCGGTCTTCTGGTACATGGTCTCGTGGAAGAGGATGACGCCACCAATGCATGGCTTGACGCGGTCATCAGCGGTGAAGAGGA is drawn from Thunnus thynnus chromosome 20, fThuThy2.1, whole genome shotgun sequence and contains these coding sequences:
- the aldoab gene encoding aldolase a, fructose-bisphosphate, b — translated: MPHAFPFLTPEQKKELSDIAHKIVAPGKGILAADESTGSVAKRFQSINAENTEENRRLYRQLLFTADDRVKPCIGGVILFHETMYQKTDSGKTFPAYLKERGMVVGIKVDKGVVPLAGTNGETTTQGLDGLYERCAQYKKDGADFAKWRCVLKITSHTPSKLAILENANVLARYASICQMHGIVPIVEPEILPDGDHDLKRCQYITEKVLAAVYKALSDHHVYLEGTLLKPNMVTAGHSCSHKYTGQEIAMATVTALRRTVPPAVPGVTFLSGGQSEEEASVNLNLMNQCPLHRPWALTFSYGRALQASALKAWGGKKENGKACQEEFIKRALANHQASEGKYVSSGASAAGGESLFVANHAY